The following is a genomic window from Micropterus dolomieu isolate WLL.071019.BEF.003 ecotype Adirondacks linkage group LG04, ASM2129224v1, whole genome shotgun sequence.
CAGTCTTTTCCTCATACAGAGGGGGTTTTTGACTAATTGTTGGCGCACATTTAAGTTGTTTTGCACGCGTGTTTCAGGCGTGCTGTTTcctttggcttaaaataataaaataaaataataaactttcaAAAGTCTGAACTTAACGTCGGATATGCCAAtccatttattaacataacgaaaaataaaacatttattcaataatAACTTAACTCAAGTCAGTCTCCATAATTACACGCCGTGCCTCACGGTCAAAAACCATGCACCTCGCAGTGCGCCACACCTGCACTAATTACCCAATGTCTTAAGTAGACTTGTGGCTGCACACAGCGCCAACCCATGGCTATACACAGAATGGCTCCAACATTCGTCAACcacctttctttttatttatttttttttcccatgaCAAAGACGAGACGGCGACAATGTCCTTAGACGCTGACTGTGACTATATTAACATACAATATTGTTGACGAAAAAGTTGCTAGTACGACCGACacgctgtgaacggttcgtgatcgttacctctggctggatgaatattacgcatgatccatgtaGGCTTACTATTCCAGCTGGGGGCTCCCTGCAGtgccacacaactttctaaattcttccctgtCATGAACAAAAGAAAGGTCGGGTCGCAAACACAgccgcagctgttgtgtgaagcgtaattgtagccccaggcctacatgcatgcagctattaatgattcagcagtaagaatcgcAGTCAGTCCCCCCTCCTCTCCGTcacggggggaaaaaaactgagcTCCCTGAATGCTATGTATAGTTCGCACACTGATTTGGTTATAAGAttttggtggggggggggcctACGAACTTGAAGCGGCATATCAAGGATAACCACCTGGGAATTGAGGTAAGTTAATGTCTCcttttgcaataaaaatgagatCAAGGCTAACAATTGAATCACCAAAATAGGAGTTAGGAGTCTCCTGCCTTCCTGTGGGGTTTGTCCAGGTTTAGGATTCAATAAAAATCTCAGTGCAATTATATGGACCTGAGGGGGTTTGGCAGTGTTTCTTTGTTAAGGCTTGTTAGGAACATCAAGTGGAAAGtccaggggaggaggaggttagtGACTAGATCATTCCAGGTTGAAGGGAGCAAGAGAAAGATTTATAAGTAAAGAGTCTGGCgtttatttacagttttcattAACAAAGGGATTCTCAAAAgatacaaagaaaacaacttcccaaaaacaaaaaggaagcGCCTAGATCAGGTACGGTTTAGACAACATGCCAGTGAACTTAAATGGTAGCTCATAAGATTGCAACAAAGGATAaattaacacaataataaaactacCCTCCCTCCATCGAGGGAGTAAACCCCAGCGCGAGGCTTGCATTTGACACACTGCACTACACTCCATGAACGCCACTGTAGTCTCACCCGGCTCCGGTAAGACGTCTGGCCGCTCACATCTGCTCACCACGCTCTCTACACACTCTCTGCCTTCTCTCTGCACCTTGTACTTGCACGCTCCCTGACTGATTGCCAACTGGGAACAGGTGTGCACACTAGCCTCCTGGCTGCAGCGTGCGGGGGAGGACCTGCAGAGGACAGACAAGGAGCAGTACACCGGGCCGACACAGACTGCCCAAGGGCAGTAACAAGGCTTCATTCCTGACATGAAGGCCTTCTTGTTAAGGCTTAGTGTTTATGTGTAGGTCTTTGTTCCTCATGTGGCGAGGTCCCAATAATAAACTGCAATAACTTGTTCTGAAGCCAtacctactgtgtgtgtgtgtgtgtgtgtgtgtgtgtgtgtctttggtgTTGCAGGGCTAACTCACATCATCACCATGGACCTCCACCAGAAAGAAATCCAGGGCTTCTTCAACTTCCCTGTTGACAACCTAAGAGCTTCCCCCTTCCTCATTCAGTACATCAGGGAGGAGGTGAGGCTGCATAAACACTGAACATTGGACAGTTGTGCCTCTTTTGTTGAAAAGGCACAGCGTGATTACAGTAATGGTGTTCTACTGTAAATCAAAGAATGATTTCTGGAACTAATTTATgattaaataatatgaaatatcGGAGGTCAGTTTTATATTCTAGCACTGAAAAGAATATTTGCCTTTCCTCAGATCCCAGACTACAGGAATGCCATAATTGTTGCAAAGACACCCTCAGCTGCCAAGAGGTAATAAGAAAGGCTGGCCCATTCAGAACTTGCAAGTCCTTAAATTATCTAGTTGCCATCTCTGTTTTACACGCATGCATCAATTCTACTGTCATGGTGGTCAGTTTCTTTCTTCAGCATTCTTATTatgcttttgtcttttcataTTACGACTTTGTCTTATAGGTATGTTCAAGGTTGTGTGCAAACTTCTTTCAGCtctttcgtgtgtgtgtgtgtgtgtgtgtgtgtgtgtgtgtgtgtatatatgtatgtatatgttttatttttttttttgtgtctgtgtaatTGGATATTTCTCTGACTCTTATGTTTCGGCTTGTCCGTCTGTTTCAGAGCTCAGTCCTATGCTGAGAGGCTGCGACTTGGGCTGGCAGTGATGCACGGGGAGGCCCATCAGTCAGAATCAGACATGGTTGATGGTCGACAATCTCCTCCCTTGTCCCGCACCACCACAGGACATACTGGCCTTGAGCTGCCATGTAAGACAAACAACGCAGCAACATGCCCGTTCACAagtttctctgtctctactccttttgtttcctctttttctgtAACCCCTCACAGTCCTTCACAGATATTTGTTACAACAGTACTGAAATCAAATTAGTTTAACGATTtgattctgtttttcatttctgGTCGCTTTTCTTGTTCGAACAGGTCCTGTGTGTAAGATGAAAATCATATACACATCCACATCTTTTACTATTTAACTTGTGAATACAAAAAGagtaatgttgtttttctaaTTGTTTAAAATTGTGTTGTGCATAAGTGTGTTACGCTAGGTATAAAGACAGTGTACTGGACTGCAACTGCACTATCTGCAAGAATTgtataaatgtttaatgaatTCAAAAGGATGGAGCGTTTCCAGTTGCAGATAGGAAACGTTGAACCTTGGAGAAACTGTTTCTGCCAATTCAGCTCTTTTGTTTGGTGACGTGGAGAGTAGGGATGGGCTTTTCAAACAAAACTACTATTTGAGTCACAAGGAACTATTCAACCATTCTTTTAACGAGAATATGCCAGACACGTGTTGGTGACACGTCACTACCAGGCACTGGGATAAacaatggggggaaaaaatatttatatttttattaatgaaatgttttaagACAAGACTATAGTTGCATGAACTATGAACGACTATTCTAAAATTGGAAAATCGTGACCCCTCCCTACTGGAGAGCTACATTTTCAACCGGGACGTCAGAATGCTTGCATTTCGAGCTGTGAGAAAAATGAATTCCATGGTTCGTTGCCATCTGCTGCTCGTGTGCCTCTAGCCACACAGaaatcataaaccaaagtataaTTCCCTAAATTGTTGCACATAAGGACTCACCtacgtcttcttcttcttcgggatcttttgtatatttattgtcCTGTTCTTTATAAGATCCAAATACCTCTGAGTTAGCAGAGCTGACCTTTGTTCACAGTTTCAGTCTTCTCTTAATGCTGCCTAAAATGGCCAGCTTAAGACCAGAGTAGTGACCATGCTGACCCTGTAGACActcgcacgcgcacacacacaatttcctCGGCATGTAAAGGTCAGGAGTTGTTGTGGCCAGCTGTGAAATACTGCAGGCAGTGGCTAACATTggcttctttttcttcctcctatAGATTTTTCTCCCCTCATCTCATCCTGTCCCGCCTGCTCACTTTTCAGCTGAATTTACAATACTACTTCTGCTCCCCCTGgacttagaaatgtgttttatgttagCCGTCTCTTTCTTCTCTCGAAAAGGAGTCTCACTCATcctctcactcactcattctctctctctctcacactcactcactcactcactcactcactcactcactcactcactcactcactcactcactcactcactcactcactcatcgATTATTTGAAATGTCAATTCAAGGCACAGAAAGGCTTCTTACCACTGAAGCTCCCCCTCAAAAACACGATAGAGGAGTTTATTTTGGAAATCACTGAGCACTCTGTAATGCTTTGTCTGTATGGTTGTATGTCAAATTGTGCATTAATATTTCCTGTACCATCCTATCTTTTGCAAACAGGTAGCAGACATCATGTCCCATTCCCTGGGATAGAGCTTCCAAGTATGATCATAACGCTTTAATCTATTTGTGCTTCCTGTTGATTGCATGGAATGACAGAATGAGTTACTGAGGGTTCCCACTAAATTTCACATGTGGGCATTCAAGATTTAATGTGACAATAATCCTATAATAGGTGTTAATTATATCTCTGTGCCATCCTagggggaaaataaaaaaatccttgCCAACACTTGTGTGATACTGTTTAGGCAGCAGTGATGGATTAGGcagtgaaaatgtaattatttttcacTCACTTACATCGTTATATTGCCTCgtcattacattttaaactgtTGTTTATGAAACCAATTATGTAGCAAAAGCAGAGCTGTTGCCCCACAGCAGTTAGAATCTAAATACTGTTCAGAGATATGCATGTCTCACCCCAATGCAGCAAAACTGTcagcacattttgtttttggcttCTTCCTGGAGCTAAATCCAAGCTGACTTGAATATTGAAGACATCCTCATTGAAGTAAGATATTTTATACCCTGCTGTGGTTATAATAGAATATAGGACTTGCATTACTTTTCTCCAGCTGTGTTCTTTGCTTTTCAGTAACAGATCTGTTCAACAGCAGAAATGCAATGTTGAGATTTCTTTCAGTTGAACTTGTAATGTGAGTTTACATCTGGGTCAAACAgtacaaagaaaaaacactgtcAGGAACCTGCAGCTAGACATGaaaatttaaggttaaaaatgaTCCAAAGCCCAGTAGAGGCATGAAACGGTGTGTGATAGAATTATTTATATTGACTAGATTTAGGTTATGAAATCACTCATAACTTGGCACGTTACTGATTTATGAAGTAGAGATTATAGTTCATTAATTGTAATAATATCCATGCCTGACActcatgacattttaaaaattctaCTCATGTTTTCCATTTGCAACTTTTTGCTTGATGTTTTCAGTTGTGGGCTCAGAAATTGCTTGATTTTCTTTAGTTACAAAAAACCTAATCACTGCTTTTTGATTGTAGTTTTGTGGCTTCCTTTCTGACCTAGAAATCCATAACCATTTGGAAATGGTTACATTCTAGTTTATGCACAGAGGGCATTGTGATGGATTTGGGAATTGACCTCTGAACATGTCTTGCTATTGTTTGGAAGAAGGTTATGGGCATGGTCAAGGCCTCAGTTTTGGGGTTGGGGAGGGGCTACAAGTCGGATGCAGTGCATTCTGGACTTGGATCGAATATTACTTGAAATCACTCAAAGTACTTTTAATCATTTCAATATGTTTGTCAGAGCTGAGAGTATTCATTTTGGGATAAGGTCCAAGATAAGTTGTTCTTTTTGTAAGATCAATATTGTAATCTGTTTATAGTGTTTTGATTAGATTACAAATAATTATCGATCCTGGTCTGCGGTTCCTAAAAGAGGCTCAGTTCTACACCCACGTGTCCAGCTACCACTATACCAAAAGCACTCACACCATGTAAACCTAAATTAAGTCCTGGTTAGGATTTAGCAGCAGCGTTGGTTCCACAGACAACTCTGTCTCACCAGTCTCCAGGTGGTCCTGTGGTAGCTGGGCACTTGCTGGGTAGAGCTTTCTTGCATGATGTTTTCAGGTTAACCAAATCCCTTCTCACCAAATCTCCCTAACTTTGCCTCGCCACAAGAATCTGTTCCTGATTGGGTTTACAGCATACAACTCAATTATTTTCCAGAAAGTAATATTCCACTATCTGTGTCTTTCAGTGATGATGGCGAAGGAGAAGCCACCTATTACTGTTGTTGGAGATGTAGGAGGCAGAATCGCTATCATTGTTGTAAGACCCTAAGCTTTtatgtaattttcttttatttaaagcagTTCATCAGTTCTTTCCTCATATTGAAACCTCTCAAAAACATCTGGTTTTGAAAGATACAGACTGAGGAATGGTTTTAATCTTTGGGTCATCATACGGTTAGAGTGAGATTTTCACATATTAATCTTTAAGTCAACTTAGTTGGGGGGGTTGTTTTTGtgcaaatttaaaataatgaatgcaTAAAACCTTGAGTTTTCTCTAGGGAACTTGTGACATCCTTTTCTATGTGGCATTTGTTAGTAGTTTTACAGGTTTTATGAGGTTCAGTGAGTTCATTGCTAATGTTTCACATGAGGGGGGAGATTACCACAAAATATCCCAGCAAGGCCAAGAATTTCTGGTGATTTTTGTTCTTTGATGTTGGAGATTCACGTTCGTCATGCCACTTTAAGTCAcagatgttaaaaacaaacttcATAAATGTTCATTATTGTTTACAACATTACAACATGAcccaaaagagagaaaatgttgGCATTCAAGTTTTTCAGCaattgaaatatattttgaattgctTTCCCTGTGTGATGCCTGACCGTGTTGTCACTTTCCCAGGATGACATGATAGATGATGTGGAGGAATttgttgcagcagcagaaatCCTGAAGGAGAGAGGAGCCTACAAGATCTACATCATGGCTACACATGGCCTGCTGTCTGCAGATGCACCAAGACTAATAGAGGAGTCTGCTATTGATGAGGTAAAATCGTGTTGGCTGATGTTGGATCAGGTTACCTTCCTACttagaaaatggaaaaacataGTTAATCAGTGTTCTGGCTTATACTGAGAATGTGTCAGATTTGTAATATATCCCTCTATATTTAGTAATGCTGAATCTGTAATACTTTGTATGCATGTTCTTCATGGTTATCTAGTGTCATGACTAATGTCTCAGGTGTGGAGCTAGAGAAAGCGTGTATGACAAATCACTCATAacacaaatgacacatttttgtAGCATTTATTTCTGGTGaccaacagacttaaacagTGTGATATCCTGTTGACTCGTGCCTTGACTTGAGTCAATGTCATATGTATTATTAACCTTGTCAGAAGGTTTAGGGGACTTTTCCCCTGAATTCAGCTTAAGGACTGGCTTTGATTATTGGGGAAAATACACTAAATTAGATTGTGGTTTGTTTAAATGCAGAGTTAATGTGAATATATAATTTCCATGTGGCATTGGTCATGCATCAGTTGTTCCCGCAGTATGTACCACCTCACCTAGCTCCACCAATCAAATGCTCATTTAAAGATAAAGTTGTAAAAAGTCAAGTTCAGAAGAAGCCCCAAAATTGATCTTAGAATTTGATAATTTTAGCTTTAGAAGAATTTATAATGACTCAAGGCAGTAAAGTCTCTATAGTCATGTGGGCTGAAACAAAGTCACTAAGGCTGTTGTATTGTGCCTCCAGGTGGTGGTGACCAACACTGTACCTCACGAGGTGCAGAAACTGCAGTGTCCAAAAATCAAAACTGTGGATGTCAGTATGATCCTGGCCGAGGCGATTCGGCGCATCCACAACGGAGAGTCCATGGCCTATCTGTTCCGCAACATCGCTGTGGATGActgaggcaacacacacacttaacattcctgcacacacaaagtcaacattATCAAGCACACACCGATGGCCTAGAATCACGTTTTC
Proteins encoded in this region:
- the LOC123969752 gene encoding phosphoribosyl pyrophosphate synthase-associated protein 1-like isoform X1 yields the protein MPIRRFGGHRSLVSHSPKLSYGFTKMNVSRSGYRVFSANSTTACTELAKKITERLGVELGKSVVCQESNTETRVDVKESVRGQDIFIIQTIPRDVNTAIMELLVMAYALKTSCAKNIIGVIPYFPYSKQCKMRKRGSIVCKLLASMLAKAGLTHIITMDLHQKEIQGFFNFPVDNLRASPFLIQYIREEIPDYRNAIIVAKTPSAAKRAQSYAERLRLGLAVMHGEAHQSESDMVDGRQSPPLSRTTTGHTGLELPCSRHHVPFPGIELPMMMAKEKPPITVVGDVGGRIAIIVDDMIDDVEEFVAAAEILKERGAYKIYIMATHGLLSADAPRLIEESAIDEVVVTNTVPHEVQKLQCPKIKTVDVSMILAEAIRRIHNGESMAYLFRNIAVDD
- the LOC123969752 gene encoding phosphoribosyl pyrophosphate synthase-associated protein 1-like isoform X2: MPIRRFGGHRSLVSHSPKLSYGFTKMNVSRSGYRVFSANSTTACTELAKKITERLGVELGKSVVCQESNTETRVDVKESVRGQDIFIIQTIPRDVNTAIMELLVMAYALKTSCAKNIIGVIPYFPYSKQCKMRKRGSIVCKLLASMLAKAGLTHIITMDLHQKEIQGFFNFPVDNLRASPFLIQYIREEIPDYRNAIIVAKTPSAAKRAQSYAERLRLGLAVMHGEAHQSESDMVDGRQSPPLSRTTTGHTGLELPLMMAKEKPPITVVGDVGGRIAIIVDDMIDDVEEFVAAAEILKERGAYKIYIMATHGLLSADAPRLIEESAIDEVVVTNTVPHEVQKLQCPKIKTVDVSMILAEAIRRIHNGESMAYLFRNIAVDD